From a single Bacillus sp. NEB1478 genomic region:
- a CDS encoding YbaK/EbsC family protein, which translates to MSLESVLIHFKQWNREGDVLEFETLSATVEQAANTIGVIPARIAKTLSFRGEGNEAILIVAAGDAKIDNKKFRTTFGFKARMLTPEEVIEQTGHVIGGVCPFGLENEMDVYLDISMKRFKTLFPACGTRNSAIELTCDELFQYSLAKDWIDVCKGWEESQLIETVTVSNDGF; encoded by the coding sequence ATGTCATTAGAAAGCGTATTAATTCATTTTAAACAGTGGAATCGTGAAGGTGATGTGTTGGAGTTTGAAACATTAAGTGCAACGGTTGAGCAGGCAGCTAATACCATTGGCGTCATCCCTGCTCGAATTGCAAAGACGTTAAGCTTCAGGGGGGAAGGGAACGAAGCCATCTTGATCGTTGCAGCCGGTGATGCAAAAATTGATAACAAGAAATTCCGCACCACATTTGGATTCAAGGCACGTATGCTAACGCCAGAGGAAGTGATAGAGCAAACCGGACATGTGATAGGTGGTGTTTGCCCTTTCGGATTGGAAAACGAAATGGACGTTTATCTAGATATCTCGATGAAACGTTTCAAAACCCTTTTCCCTGCATGTGGAACCAGAAACTCTGCTATTGAACTAACATGTGATGAATTATTTCAATATTCATTGGCTAAAGATTGGATAGATGTTTGTAAAGGATGGGAAGAGTCCCAGCTTATTGAGACAGTAACAGTAAGTAACGATGGATTTTGA